The following coding sequences lie in one Cyanobacterium sp. Dongsha4 genomic window:
- a CDS encoding phycocyanobilin:ferredoxin oxidoreductase, with the protein MVNISSDLKDRLHPLINQLAETIITTWQENLSLSPYQLPEGLGYVEGKLEGERLTIENRCYQTTQFRKMHLELAKVGTNLDILHCVMFPHVNYPLPMFGCDIVAGKAGISAAIVDLSPTNAEKNLGEDYNNALSALENTPFSDVRDLPVWGDIFSPFCLFIRPANEEEEMQFLNRVRNFLTIHCQIAEKSQAISEEEKLIYWEGQKNYCSQQQQNDKTRRVLEKAFGEEWAENYMTSVLFDLPSLT; encoded by the coding sequence ATGGTCAATATTTCCTCTGATTTAAAAGATAGATTACACCCTTTAATTAATCAATTAGCAGAAACAATTATTACAACATGGCAAGAAAACCTTTCTCTGTCTCCCTACCAACTACCAGAAGGATTAGGATATGTTGAAGGAAAATTAGAAGGAGAAAGACTAACCATTGAAAATCGTTGCTATCAAACCACCCAATTTCGGAAAATGCACCTAGAATTAGCCAAGGTGGGAACTAATTTAGATATTCTTCATTGTGTTATGTTTCCCCACGTCAATTATCCCCTGCCTATGTTTGGTTGTGACATCGTAGCAGGAAAAGCGGGAATTAGTGCCGCCATTGTTGATTTATCTCCTACTAATGCCGAAAAAAATCTTGGTGAAGATTACAATAATGCCTTATCTGCCCTAGAAAATACTCCATTTAGTGATGTGAGAGATTTACCTGTTTGGGGTGATATTTTTTCCCCTTTTTGTTTATTTATTCGCCCTGCAAATGAAGAGGAGGAAATGCAATTTTTGAATCGTGTCCGAAATTTTTTAACTATTCATTGTCAAATTGCCGAAAAGTCTCAAGCTATTTCTGAAGAAGAAAAATTAATTTATTGGGAAGGACAAAAAAACTATTGCAGTCAACAACAGCAAAACGATAAAACTCGACGAGTCTTAGAAAAAGCCTTTGGAGAAGAATGGGCGGAGAATTATATGACTTCAGTTTTATTTGATTTGCCATCATTAACTTAG